Proteins co-encoded in one Epinephelus moara isolate mb chromosome 13, YSFRI_EMoa_1.0, whole genome shotgun sequence genomic window:
- the coasy gene encoding bifunctional coenzyme A synthase, which yields MSMFSTGILVLTSPLHTLPLRIAPVLTSAAQLVERTLYVHLHPGLNLGSGSQPRPVFIPPVVDLSTLISRLYSNAADICGHLDVRVLLTNVRAQSAASSGVAAPNCPFPTPQSLSHSPEVVLTDFPLQDPGQSHQVTQCLQRYTGHCYVCSPTLPSVLLHPQLVKLQEEEEEGLKEPEEKAKPLETYSDVVVGGTFDRLHGAHKTLLNISCLLANRRFLIGVCDQAMLKKKVLKELVQPYSLRAQKLQEFLHDVKPSLQVEIVPLDDPYGVSVVDPLLQCIVVSEETRKGGEAVNKKRIENGLPALVLHEIQLLKDAHHTETEEEKISSSSLRSRLLGTLLKPPKDTSHLAPLPYVIGLTGGSGSGKSSIARQLEALGAVRIDCDKLGHEVYQPGTAAYHRVLEEFGSDLQNEDKTINRRALGRKVFGNQERLKALTDIVWPEIALLVKNRISQAREEGKQVCVLDAAVLLEAGWTDMVHEVWVTVIPEEEAVVRITERDGVSTEDALRRLQSQWSNSKQVEHANVVLSTLWEPEVTRKQVLKAWNLLQQRIQQRREGKVSVTTSSQL from the exons ATGTCCATGTTCAGCACGGGCATCCTTGTGCTGACGTCTCCTCTCCACACCCTCCCCTTGCGCATCGCTCCAGTGCTCACTTCAGCTGCTCAGCTTGTAGAGCGCACACTGTACGTGCACCTCCATCCCGGGCTGAACCTGGGAAGTGGGAGCCAGCCTCGGCCAGTTTTCATTCCACCAGTAGTGGACCTGTCTACGCTCATATCCCGCCTTTACAGCAATGCAGCTGACATATGTGGGCATCTGGATGTTCGTGTTTTACTGACCAATGTGCGCGCTCAGTCAGCTGCCAGCAGCGGGGTCGCGGCCCCAAACTGCCCTTTCCCCACACCACAATCTCTGTCTCACTCCCCGGAGGTGGTGCTAACAGACTTTCCTCTGCAGGACCCAGGTCAGTCCCATCAGGTCACACAGTGTCTGCAGAGGTATACAGGCCACTGCTACGTCTGTAGCCCCACCCTCCCCTCAGTGCTGCTTCACCCACAGCTAGTGAAGCtgcaggaggaagaagaagaagggctGAAAGAGCCCGAGGAAAAGGCGAAACCTTTGGAGACCTACAGTGATGTGGTGGTAGGGGGGACATTTGACCGGCTCCATGGGGCCCACAAGACGCTGCTCAACATCTCATGCCTGCTAGCTAACAGAAGGTTCCTTATTGGTGTGTGTGACCAAGCAATGCTGAAAA AAAAAGTGCTAAAGGAGCTGGTCCAGCCCTACTCTCTGCGGGCACAGAAACTACAGGAGTTCCTGCATGATGTCAAACCCTCGCTGCAGGTGGAGATCGTGCCCCTGGACGACCCCTATGGAGTGTCTGTGGTTGACCCCTTGCTGCAGTGCATTGTGGTTAGCGAGGAGACCAGAAAGGGAGGCGAGGCGGTCAACAAGAAACGGATTGAGAAC GGCCTTCCAGCTCTCGTCCTCCACGAGATCCAGTTGCTTAAAGACGCCCACCATACTGAgacggaggaggagaagatcagctcctccagtctgcgaTCTCGTCTGCTGGGCACCCTCCTGAAGCCGCCTAAA GACACATCCCATCTCGCTCCCCTTCCATACGTGATCGGCCTGACAGGAGGCAGCGGCAGTGGAAAGAGCTCCATCGCCAGGCAGCTGGAGGCTTTGGGCGCCGTCCGCATTGACTGTGACAAGCTGGGCCATGAGGTGTACCAGCCAGGCACTGCAGCCTATCACAGAGTGCTGGAAGAATTCGGGTCAG ATCTTCAGAATGAAGATAAAACCATCAACAGACGAGCATTAGGAAGAAAGGTTTTTGGAAACCAG GAGCGGTTAAAAGCCCTGACAGACATTGTTTGGCCTGAGATTGCACTTCTGGTGAAGAACAGGATCAGCCAAGCCAGAGAGGAAG GTAAACAGGTTTGTGTGCTGGACGCAGCAGTTCTCCTGGAGGCCGGCTGGACAGACATGGTCCACGAGGTCTGGGTCACCGTCATCCCCGAGGAGGAG GCAGTGGTAAGGATCACAGAGCGAGACGGTGTGTCCACAGAGGACGCCCTGCGCCGGCTGCAGAGCCAGTGGTCCAACAGCAAGCAAGTAGAGCACGCCAATGTGGTGCTCAGCACACTGTGGGAACCGGAGGTCACGCGGAAACAG GTACTGAAAGCTTGGAATCTTCTTCAGCAGAGAATCCAACAGCGGCGAGAGGGAAAAGTTTCTGTCACTACATCATCTCAGCTGTGA